TTAGGGCTGGGCAGTGTGTTCTCTTTCAATATCTGGTCAGGCGTGGACTACCGGTGGTTTGGCAAATCATTCTTTGATTTGATGGTTTATTTAGCGACCAGTTTGATGATGCCACTGAATAGTCTGATGATTGCGCTGTTTGTTGGCTGGAAAATGGGACGCAATCGTATGGCTGAGTTTCTCGGTATGGCTGGTGTCCCGTTTAATATCTGGATGTTTTCAATCCGCGTAGTTGCCCCATTGGCTATTGTGTTCATACTGTTGATGTCTTTTGGTTTATACCGCTAGCTTTGAACTGTTGGGAAAGGGTGGGAAAGCGATTAAGGGCCCAGCTTCCAGAGCTGTATCGGTAGCTGATAATGGTTGACGACCCTTTGCAGTCGATTCCAGTGCTGCTGATCAGACTCTGAGTTAAGGATCAAAACAACACCGGCTTTCTTACCGGTCAGCATGGCGTAGTCCAGCGACTGACCAATGGCCTCCTGCCATTTACTGGCGAAATCCATTTCGATGGCATATTGCTCTGTCAGACAGTCGACCCTGCGACCATCCGGCATACGCTGCTCAACCTTGCCACCTCTGCCTTCACACCAGACCTGCTGATACCAGACCTCTCCGGGCCGGGAAGCACTGCTAAGGTTTGATGTATACAAAAGAATGAAGAGAAGCAGTGAGGCTTTTGACATGGGCGCATCCTGTGAACTGTCATTAACAGTGTAGGATGAGGCGTTCGGTAAGCAGGAAGTCCTGCTTACCGAAAAAAAACGCTGTAACGGTTACAGGATTACATTTTTGATGTCATCATCTTTGCGATCCAGGTAGTGAGTGGACTGAATACGACGAATAGTGCGTGAACGGCCACGGACGACCAGGGTTTCAGTCTGGGCAATATTACCTGTGCGGGAAATACCTTCCAGCAGGTCACCTTTGGTGATGCCGGTCGCAGAGAAGACAACGTTATCTGAACTGGCCATATCTTCCAGTCTCAGAAGGACACCGGTTTCTATGCCCATTTCTGCACAACGTTTGCGTTCCAGTTCGCCTGCTTTCACATTTTCTTCAGACGCGCCTTTGGCTTCGTCGCGGGTGACCAGGCGACCCTGCATATCACCACCCAGAGCGCGGATCACCGCTGCTGATACAACGCCTTCCGGAGCACCGCCCACACAGTACATCATGTCGACTTCGCTGTTGGGCATGCAGGTCAGGATCGAGGCCGCAACGTCACCGTCAGGGATGGCAAAGACCTTTACGCCCATCTTCTGCATCATGGCAATGGCGCTGTCGTGGCGAGGCTTGGCCAGGGTGATGACAGTCAGGCTTTCGATGGATTTGTGCAGCGCGGCAGCCACATTGCGGATGTTTTCCGCCAGTCCAAGACTCAGGTCAATGGCACCTTTGGCACCCGGGCCTGTCACCAGCTTTTCCATATACATGTCAGGGGCTTTCAGGAAAGAGCCTTTCTCTCCGGCTGCCAGTACGGCGACGGCGTTGTTCTGACCCATCGCGGTCATGCGGGTGCCTTCAATAGGGTCTACAGCGATATCAACGCTTTCGCCATTACCCATACCGACCTTTTCGCCAATAAAAAGCATAGGGGCTTCATCGATCTCACCTTCACCGATGACGATCTCTCCGTCTATCTCAACTTTGTTCAGCATGGCGCGCATCGCTTCTACGGCGGCACCGTCGGCAGCGTTTTTATCGCCTCGTCCCAGCCACTTGTAGCCTGCCAGGGCGGCAGCTTCGGTTACACGGGAAAACTCAATAGCCAGTTCGCGTTTCATGGGCTTTTCGCAAGTCAAAAGTGGATAACGGCGGGACTTTACCACAAGTGGTTCGATTTTGAAGGTTCATTGGACAGAAAGCGCGATAACTCGGGTTCTGAACTAAATGCAGAGATGCTTGTCATAAGTAAGGAGGCATTAGAGCTACAGATTTTGATCCACAGGTCAAGGATAAGTGGAAATCGTTGAGTCCACAGGGTTCTTTGGCAGCACAGGACCAATAAGGATTACTGATTTAGGAAAGGAGTACCTGAAGATGCGCACACCTATAGATTTCCTGCTAACAGGCATTGCTGAAAGGAATTACGGCAAAAGTTGGCAACAGCTTGATGATAAAGAAAAAGCCGAACTTGAGAAACATGTGGTGACTCGGGCAAAAGCAGATGCAGATTTCCAGTACGTTAAGCCGCAAAAGGGAATGCTTTATGGCAGGTATGTTGCCGCCAATGAAGGTGAAGCTGCAAGCACCGTAACTCGTTATATGAAGGACTTTACTACTGAATACCGTAAATTTGCCCATGAAGTCGGAACAACAGTCAGTATCCCTGAGCGTACAGTAAAGGAGGAATGCCCAGTCTCGACCTTGTCTGAGTGGCATCAGGAAATTCAGCAATGGGCCTCAAAGCATAATGGTGAAGCTCTGGAGGTTGCGAAAGATACATGCTGTGATTTGAAGCGTAGAGTTGAAAAGACAAGTATTACTGAAGCTACTCCCGAAAAACTCCTTTCTGAACAGAAAGTCCTTGAAAAAAAGGTGTTTATAGCGATAGCTGCTGGTCGTGAGGCATTTGGAAAAAACGGTAACATTGTTGATTATTTACTAGATAAGGCTAAGCAATTTAAAGGAAAGGCTCAGGAATCTAAAGAAAAGGCTCAGCAATTGAAAGAAAATGTCCGCCTGGCTGAATCGAGGTACCACATCTGCGACCTGTACCTGAAAACTGTCGAAAAAGCTCAACGTCTGGTCGCAAGCTTAGAGAGATTAAACATTGATCTTAAGATGAATGAGTGCGCTTCGTTGTTAGAGCAACTCTCAGAGCTTGAACGATCTGTGCCAGATCATAAAGCAATAGATGACTTGCCTGTTGTAAAGAATGAAAGTGATCTGAATGATCCGAAGATAGGTGAGCGTAATATTGCTGAGACTGCGTTGTTTGCCCGGTTTGATGAGCAGGTGAAAGAACTGATTTCTCAGCTTCCGGGTGATAAAGAACGTGTCATTAAGGGCAAAGAACTCATGCTGGCTGCCCTTGAACCTGTTCATGAAAAAGTAAGATTCAGGATTCAAAAAGTTTGCGAGAAGTTGATGAACGCTCAAATTGAAGAAGAGCGTAGGAAAAAGCGTACCATTAAAACCGGTATAACCGATATTCTCAATCAAATGGCTATGAGGTATGAAGTTGAGCAAAAAAATGTTCAGAAGACGGACTCCAGGAGTCCTGATTATCAACACCAGTCCTCAATAAGCTTTGATGAACTTCCTGAACACATGCAAGAAGATCTTGGAAAAAAGGTTGCGGCATTGCATAAAACAGAAGATAACGGGACTGTCTATTCTTTTGACGATGTTGGTTATGGTGTTCGATCCGTAGAGGGGGCTTATGAACTGGCAACATCGGTTAAAAAGAATGCTGATAGCGCAATTGAGAAAATCAATCTTCTGGCTAAAGCTGCAGAAATTGAGTCAAGCTTTGAGCCTCTGGAACAAACCAGTCGTTATCTGGTATCTGAGCTGATAGCTTTGAATGACAAGCTGACAGCATGGGCTAAAAAAAGTCCGTATCTGATGGAACTCAATGAGTATGAAGAAGAGTTATCAGGGCTGGCTTCACGCAAATCAACGGATTTAGAGTCTGCTCAAACTGTTCAAAGAGATATTGATACCTGTTTGAATAAGCTCATCTCAGCCTGTGTAAATGGCCGCGGTAACCCGGTAACCATGCTTGAGTATTTGAATACAAAGGCGTGTGGCAGGAAAGAGTTGGTCGGCACGCAGGCTCAGTCATCCCGTGATTACATAGCTAACAGGACAAAAGAGCTGGGTCATACCGTAAAGCAGTTACAAGAAATTCAAAAGACTAAACCAGGCGTAATAACAAAGCTTGACGGAAAAGCTTTTGTTGCGATCGTTGCAGAACTTGCCTCTCTGAGAGATTCTTGTGCTGATCAATCGCAGAAGCGGCATGGACTGGTAAAGGCTCTCGATTCCTTCAGGGAGAGCGTTGGCAGTCATAATGAATTTGACCGTTCCTACTGCCAGACCCTGAATACTCTTATGGAGGCGGGTCTCCCGGCTGAAGAGTCTGCGGGTATTATCCGCGACCAGCTGGCTGGGATTCCAGGCATTGATACAGGCGGTTTGCTTAAAGGCGTGGCAGATACGCTTCCACTTATTCCTTGCACCAATCCTGTTAATAAAGAATACGTTAGCCTGGTTCGCAGTTGTAGCACTTATATCAACGACCTTCGAGAGGCAGGCAAGAATATAGAGCAATCGGAAAAGGCGAAGGAGGCTATTAACCAGTTTGCAGCAGAGTTGATTCAGCAACCAGAGATTGTTTCCACTCATGAAGCTTTGAAGCGTATTGAAAAGTGGATTGAAGGTCAGGCAGCGTCTGGGGAGCTTTTTCAAACCACTGGCTCGGTGCTTTCCCAATGGACAGGCTATGCGCAGTATTATGACAGGGCGCTGAAAGAAACCACGGCAAATATTAGTCGATTGTGTAGGGATTTTGATGCTCAGCGTGAGGAATTTGATAAACCAGGTAATTACGGTAAGTTCGTGCCATCGAAGTGGGTTAATGATAAAAGTCTTACTGCGGAACTTAGTCAGGCTTTCATAAAAAGAGGTTGTTTAAGTGATCAGGAGGAGTCTGGTGCATTCTCAGGGAATGACCTTTTACCATCTCCGCCGCCTCCTCCGCCTCCTCCGCCACCTCCGCCACCTCCCGTGGGTATGGCAGCGGGTAACAATAAAAAAACTGAGGTGGCTGGGCAAAAACCTAAGCCTGCGCTTAAGCCAAAGCCGGCTGCTACAGCATCGACTTGTGGTGTGAGGCTGCCTGACTTCAACCCTGCAACAGTGTTACTGAAAAAAACCGGCAGGAATCCGGCTGGTCATCTTCAAGGAAATAATTTTGAAAGAGGAGCAGTCCCGGGGTTGATGACCGAGATAGTAAATGCAGGGGGGAAGGTAAAAAATAACAGTCCTCGCCTTTCCAGCGAAACGATCCAGCCAGAAGCGCTGAGGCGTAGAGAACTGGAGGCAGAAAAGAGGGCTCTCGACAGAAAGCTGGGCGAACTTCAAAGTGAGGTTGAACGTCTGGAGAAGCTTGTGGCAAGAGGCACAGAAGATCTTGGTGTTGACGAAGCTTACAGGAATCAACTGAAGCAGGCAAAAGGTGCTGTTAAGGACTTTCATAAGAAGAACCCTCATTATGAAAAGGGATCTTTGACAAATGAGCGGCTTACTGAAAAGCTTGAATTAAAAAATAAGGATAAAGACGATGCGCTTAAAGTCG
Above is a genomic segment from Endozoicomonas euniceicola containing:
- the glpX gene encoding class II fructose-bisphosphatase, encoding MKRELAIEFSRVTEAAALAGYKWLGRGDKNAADGAAVEAMRAMLNKVEIDGEIVIGEGEIDEAPMLFIGEKVGMGNGESVDIAVDPIEGTRMTAMGQNNAVAVLAAGEKGSFLKAPDMYMEKLVTGPGAKGAIDLSLGLAENIRNVAAALHKSIESLTVITLAKPRHDSAIAMMQKMGVKVFAIPDGDVAASILTCMPNSEVDMMYCVGGAPEGVVSAAVIRALGGDMQGRLVTRDEAKGASEENVKAGELERKRCAEMGIETGVLLRLEDMASSDNVVFSATGITKGDLLEGISRTGNIAQTETLVVRGRSRTIRRIQSTHYLDRKDDDIKNVIL